Proteins from a single region of Sphingomonas swuensis:
- a CDS encoding ribose-phosphate pyrophosphokinase: MKLLAGNSNAPLAKAISDYLEIPITKASVRRFADEEIFVEIHENVRGEDVFLIQSTSFPANDNLMELLICVDALRRASAKRITAVVPYFGYARQDRKPGPRTPISAKLVANLITTAGANRVLSVDLHAGQIQGFFDIPTDNLFGAPVMSADIQARFGDQPITVVSPDVGGVVRARSLAKRLNNAPLAIVDKRREKAGESEVMNIIGEVEGRFCILIDDIVDSAGTLCNAAAALKAQGAVGVVAYVTHGVLSGGASARVQQSELTELVVTDSIYAGEADQPGGKIRRLTIAPLLAEAIRRIADESSVSSLFD; encoded by the coding sequence TCTGGAGATCCCGATCACCAAGGCGAGCGTGCGGCGCTTCGCCGACGAGGAGATCTTCGTCGAGATCCACGAGAACGTCCGCGGCGAGGACGTCTTCCTCATCCAGTCGACCAGCTTCCCCGCCAACGACAATCTGATGGAGCTGCTGATCTGCGTCGACGCGCTGCGGCGCGCTTCGGCCAAGCGGATCACCGCGGTGGTGCCCTATTTCGGCTATGCCCGGCAGGACCGGAAGCCGGGGCCCCGGACCCCGATCTCGGCCAAGCTGGTGGCGAACCTCATCACGACCGCTGGCGCCAATCGGGTGCTGTCGGTCGATCTCCACGCCGGGCAGATCCAGGGCTTCTTCGACATCCCGACCGACAATCTGTTCGGAGCGCCGGTGATGAGCGCCGACATCCAGGCGCGCTTCGGCGACCAGCCAATCACCGTCGTCTCGCCCGACGTCGGCGGGGTGGTGCGCGCGCGGAGCCTCGCCAAGCGGCTGAACAACGCGCCGCTGGCGATCGTCGACAAGCGCCGCGAGAAAGCCGGCGAATCGGAAGTGATGAACATCATCGGCGAGGTCGAGGGGCGCTTCTGCATCCTGATCGACGATATCGTCGATTCGGCGGGGACGCTGTGCAACGCGGCCGCCGCGCTGAAGGCGCAGGGCGCGGTGGGCGTGGTCGCCTATGTCACCCACGGCGTGCTGTCGGGCGGCGCCTCGGCGCGGGTGCAGCAGAGCGAGCTGACCGAGCTGGTGGTGACCGACAGCATCTATGCCGGCGAGGCCGACCAGCCCGGCGGAAAGATCCGCCGGTTGACCATCGCGCCGCTGCTCGCCGAGGCGATCCGGCGGATCGCCGACGAATCCTCGGTCTCGAGCCTGTTCGACTAG
- a CDS encoding PspC domain-containing protein → MNRFTLNKTDGKLMGVAAGVADMTDADPLLIRLGFILAALITGPVAIILYLAAGVLAPQQA, encoded by the coding sequence ATGAACCGCTTCACGCTCAACAAGACCGACGGCAAGCTGATGGGCGTCGCCGCCGGGGTCGCCGACATGACCGATGCCGACCCGCTGCTGATCCGCCTCGGCTTCATCCTCGCCGCGCTGATCACCGGACCGGTCGCGATCATCCTCTACCTCGCCGCTGGCGTGCTCGCGCCGCAGCAGGCCTGA
- a CDS encoding DUF4402 domain-containing protein: protein MKKLIIAAAALAAVTAATPAAAQATSSTPRATANARLIKPLTLTALRNLDFGTIVIGSASVADVVSINAAGVVSCGSSGNLSCSGSPTSAGYRITGTQGQVVVVSSASPSYTLTGSNGGTLAFTPVLPANITLGNSGAPGNDFSVGGSIALAANQQDGLYSGQIDIQVAYQ from the coding sequence ATGAAGAAGCTGATCATTGCAGCGGCCGCGCTGGCCGCAGTCACTGCCGCGACCCCGGCTGCGGCCCAGGCCACCAGCTCGACTCCTCGGGCGACCGCCAATGCGCGCCTGATCAAGCCGCTGACGCTGACCGCGCTGCGCAATCTCGACTTCGGGACCATCGTCATCGGCTCGGCGAGCGTTGCCGACGTCGTCAGCATCAACGCCGCCGGCGTGGTGAGCTGCGGCTCGTCGGGCAACCTCAGCTGCTCGGGCAGCCCGACTTCGGCCGGCTACCGGATCACCGGCACGCAGGGCCAGGTCGTGGTCGTCTCCTCGGCCTCGCCGTCCTACACGCTGACCGGCAGCAACGGCGGCACCCTGGCGTTCACGCCGGTCCTCCCGGCCAACATCACGCTTGGCAACTCGGGTGCGCCGGGTAACGACTTCAGCGTCGGCGGCTCAATCGCGCTTGCGGCCAACCAGCAGGACGGCCTCTACAGCGGCCAGATCGATATTCAGGTCGCCTATCAATAA
- a CDS encoding molecular chaperone, with protein MTTFTRLALRAALVAPLIALAPGAQAGVGDLLVAPTRIILDGGRGTEIILNNIGEETATYRISVELRRMRADGSFEDVTAPSANEIAARDMIVYAPRRVTLPPRQPQTIRIAARAPAGLADGEYRVHLLFRAVPPPQAPVATPADFKGIGFALTPVYGVTIPVIVRLGNLSAKAGIANVGKTQVDGKPAIGLELSRSGSRSTFGEVRIVKAGMTEPLAAQKGIAVYTELDKRSVAVPIDAKFVAQATGPVTVQYLETVDGVTTKLAETSTVLR; from the coding sequence ATGACGACCTTCACCCGCCTTGCCCTCCGTGCCGCGCTCGTCGCTCCGCTGATCGCACTGGCGCCGGGCGCTCAGGCCGGGGTCGGCGATCTGCTGGTCGCCCCGACAAGGATCATCCTCGACGGGGGTCGCGGAACCGAGATCATCCTCAACAACATCGGCGAGGAGACCGCCACCTACCGGATCTCCGTCGAACTGCGGCGGATGCGGGCCGACGGCAGCTTCGAGGATGTGACCGCGCCGAGTGCAAACGAGATCGCGGCGCGCGACATGATCGTCTACGCGCCCCGCCGCGTCACCCTTCCGCCGCGCCAGCCGCAGACCATCCGGATCGCCGCCCGCGCGCCTGCCGGTCTCGCCGATGGCGAATATCGCGTGCACCTGCTGTTCCGCGCGGTTCCGCCGCCGCAGGCACCGGTCGCGACCCCGGCCGACTTCAAGGGAATCGGCTTCGCGCTGACCCCCGTCTATGGCGTGACCATCCCGGTCATCGTCCGGCTCGGCAATCTCTCGGCCAAGGCCGGGATCGCCAACGTCGGCAAGACCCAGGTCGATGGAAAGCCCGCGATCGGGCTCGAACTCAGCCGCAGCGGCTCGCGCTCGACCTTCGGCGAGGTGCGGATCGTCAAGGCCGGGATGACCGAACCGCTCGCGGCGCAGAAGGGGATCGCGGTCTACACCGAGCTCGACAAGCGCAGCGTGGCGGTGCCGATCGATGCCAAGTTCGTCGCTCAGGCGACCGGGCCGGTGACGGTGCAATATCTCGAAACGGTCGATGGCGTCACGACCAAGCTCGCCGAGACCAGCACGGTGTTGCGCTAG
- a CDS encoding carboxypeptidase-like regulatory domain-containing protein produces MRRLLVLAAAVSSFGATASAPEVRVPWNADPDSQYLLDVQIRQKILGEGVRAYPVPGGSCVILGDLAIALDLPIKIDLKARVAEGWAFKEENRLRIDRATATVTYGKRSERLTESVVRDAPDGWCVETAALSRWLGLTMSARTEASVLLLEHEEKLPVERAIERRERAAQLHRASLDLSGLPKVRLPYRMWRSPSVDVMMDAGVTYSAATGTRIDHRASIIAAGEALQMSYEARVGTDRRGLPTNVRLRAYRSDPEAGLLGPLKATHVAFGDVEGLSSPSVGASGSGRGAVVTNRPLLQAVAFDRTQFSGELSAGWDAELYRNGELVAFAPAGSDQRYRFDEVALQYGENRFEILSYGPQGQVRSRIETVTVGPQAVPPGESWYWAGVVDPGRDLLDFRRERGPPSNERGLRAAASFEHGIDQRTSVAALVQTLVVDDQRVTYVEGAVRRSIGPAVAEVALARDDTGGLALRGQVLARVGAASLSWSSFLSRGFAARPEGSAATAEHRLSVDVPLKLSGDRVIPLHGDVRMSERRGGGRTIEANARTSVTISRFNLAALGRWRQTRAGEGFAPTDELEAGLIGSGRIGRVRVRGTTEWQISPESRLKRAELSGYWSRGGNADWEGALAYESIDRRVRGRLTHVRRFDSLAIAGTLEAASDGSVAAGLNLTFSLDRGREGWRFSRQSLAGAGSVRAQVFRDRNGNGLRDGDEKVEQGAFITAGLRPGDRPTGKDGWASVAGLDNYRAVAIGVDTGSLSDPNLVPAKPAQMVVPRPGVSAEVLIPLVGGGAVEGTLLKDGGGAFQGLNLELVDAGGRVVASATSDYDGYFLFERVAAGRYTLRLTEMSRVAAKARTAEVKAEVVLKEEQAVLRLGSLTVQATAAIAVNQEVVPDDLPKMSALVPEGKADPS; encoded by the coding sequence ATGCGGCGCCTGCTGGTGCTCGCGGCGGCGGTGTCGAGTTTCGGCGCCACCGCTTCGGCGCCCGAAGTGCGCGTGCCGTGGAACGCCGACCCCGACAGCCAGTATCTGCTCGACGTCCAGATTCGCCAGAAGATCCTCGGTGAGGGGGTCCGCGCCTACCCGGTTCCGGGTGGAAGCTGCGTCATCCTTGGCGACCTCGCCATCGCCCTAGACCTGCCGATCAAGATCGACCTCAAGGCACGGGTCGCCGAGGGCTGGGCGTTCAAGGAGGAAAACCGACTTCGCATTGACCGGGCGACGGCGACCGTCACCTATGGCAAGCGCAGCGAACGGCTGACCGAGAGCGTCGTTCGCGACGCACCCGACGGCTGGTGCGTCGAGACTGCGGCGCTGTCGCGCTGGCTCGGCCTGACGATGAGCGCTCGGACCGAAGCCTCGGTGCTGCTGCTCGAGCATGAAGAGAAACTTCCTGTCGAACGGGCGATCGAGCGCCGCGAACGTGCAGCGCAGCTGCATCGCGCCAGCCTCGACCTCAGCGGCCTCCCGAAGGTTCGGCTGCCCTACCGCATGTGGCGCAGCCCCAGCGTTGACGTCATGATGGACGCCGGAGTCACCTATTCGGCGGCGACCGGGACCCGGATCGATCACCGAGCTAGCATCATCGCCGCGGGCGAGGCGCTCCAGATGAGCTACGAGGCCCGGGTCGGGACCGACCGGCGCGGCCTTCCCACCAACGTCCGGCTGCGCGCCTATCGTTCGGATCCCGAGGCCGGCCTGCTGGGACCGCTCAAGGCGACCCATGTCGCGTTCGGCGACGTCGAGGGGCTGAGTTCGCCCTCGGTCGGCGCCTCGGGCAGCGGGCGCGGCGCGGTGGTCACCAACCGCCCTTTGCTCCAGGCCGTCGCCTTCGACCGGACGCAGTTCAGCGGCGAACTTTCCGCGGGGTGGGACGCCGAGCTCTATCGCAACGGCGAGCTGGTCGCCTTCGCCCCGGCCGGTTCGGACCAGCGCTACCGCTTCGACGAGGTCGCGCTTCAATATGGTGAGAATCGATTCGAGATCCTCAGCTATGGTCCGCAGGGCCAGGTGCGAAGCCGGATCGAGACCGTCACCGTCGGACCGCAGGCGGTTCCGCCGGGCGAGAGCTGGTACTGGGCCGGCGTGGTCGATCCCGGACGCGACCTCCTCGATTTCCGCCGCGAGCGCGGACCGCCCTCGAACGAGCGCGGACTTCGCGCCGCGGCTTCGTTCGAGCATGGCATCGACCAGCGCACCTCCGTGGCGGCGCTGGTCCAGACGCTGGTCGTCGACGACCAACGCGTGACCTATGTCGAGGGAGCGGTACGGCGCTCAATCGGACCGGCGGTAGCCGAAGTGGCGCTCGCCCGCGACGACACGGGCGGGTTGGCACTGCGCGGGCAGGTCCTCGCCCGGGTCGGCGCGGCGAGCCTGTCCTGGTCGAGCTTCCTCAGCCGGGGCTTTGCCGCGCGCCCCGAAGGGTCGGCCGCCACCGCCGAGCATCGGCTGAGCGTCGACGTTCCGCTGAAACTCTCCGGCGACAGAGTGATTCCGCTGCACGGCGACGTGCGGATGAGCGAGCGGCGTGGCGGCGGGCGCACGATCGAGGCCAACGCCCGGACCAGCGTCACCATCAGCCGCTTCAATCTCGCCGCGCTCGGGCGCTGGCGCCAGACGCGAGCCGGCGAGGGCTTCGCTCCGACCGACGAACTCGAGGCGGGGCTGATCGGGAGCGGGCGGATCGGCCGGGTCCGCGTGCGCGGGACGACAGAATGGCAGATTTCGCCCGAAAGCCGGCTCAAGCGCGCCGAACTGTCCGGCTACTGGAGCCGCGGCGGCAACGCCGATTGGGAAGGCGCGCTCGCCTACGAAAGCATCGACCGGCGGGTTCGCGGCCGGCTGACCCATGTCCGCCGCTTCGACAGCCTGGCGATCGCCGGCACCCTCGAGGCGGCGAGCGACGGATCGGTCGCGGCGGGTCTCAACCTCACCTTCTCGCTCGATCGCGGGCGCGAGGGCTGGCGCTTCAGCCGCCAGTCACTCGCCGGGGCGGGCAGCGTGCGGGCGCAGGTCTTCCGCGACCGCAACGGCAACGGACTCCGCGACGGCGACGAGAAGGTCGAGCAGGGCGCGTTCATCACCGCGGGGCTGAGGCCGGGCGACCGGCCGACGGGCAAGGACGGCTGGGCGTCGGTCGCCGGGCTCGACAATTACCGGGCGGTCGCGATCGGGGTCGACACGGGCTCGCTGAGCGATCCCAACCTGGTGCCGGCAAAGCCCGCGCAGATGGTCGTGCCGCGGCCCGGCGTCTCGGCCGAGGTGCTGATCCCGCTGGTCGGTGGCGGCGCCGTCGAGGGAACTCTGCTCAAGGACGGCGGCGGCGCCTTCCAGGGACTGAACCTGGAGCTTGTCGACGCGGGCGGCCGGGTGGTCGCCAGCGCGACCTCGGACTATGACGGCTACTTCCTGTTCGAGCGCGTCGCCGCAGGACGTTACACGTTGCGGCTGACCGAGATGAGCCGGGTCGCGGCCAAGGCACGGACCGCCGAGGTCAAGGCCGAGGTGGTGCTGAAGGAAGAGCAGGCGGTGCTTCGCCTCGGCTCGTTGACGGTGCAGGCGACCGCCGCGATCGCCGTTAACCAAGAAGTCGTGCCAGACGACTTGCCGAAGATGAGCGCGCTTGTCCCCGAAGGGAAGGCTGATCCATCCTGA